The DNA segment CATTTCCAACTGCCACCTTACCCGCCATAACGACGTAAATTTTGGAACCCGGCTCACAACATGATAATAGCCGCACGTCTTCCTCCTCCTGTTTCTTCCATTCCTTATATCGCCGTCTGCTTGGTTACAGGTGATCTTGTTGGGTGCCAGCGACAAGAGCCAGGAGGACGCTGTGATGCAGGTCACTGTTGCCTACAACCACTTCGGGAAAGGCCTTGTGCAGAGGATGCCCAGGTGAGAGAAGAGCCTCCTCGTTACGCAGGGAGAACCGGATGCCCTGTGCCGCAACTAATTAGAGTAACTTGTCCACCCCTCCTCGCGCAGGTGCCGATGGGGCTTCTTCCATGTAGTGAACAACGACTACACCCACTGGATGATGTACGCTGTCGGCGGCAGCCAGCATCCCACCATCATCAGCCAGGGCAACCGATTCGTGGGTCCACCAATCCAATTCGCCAAGGAGGTATTCATGACGCGCGCATACATTGCACAGTTTCGAGTATCCATGGCGACGAACAACcacatatatctatctatctatatgcgATGCAGGTGACCCACAGGGAGTACGCACCGGAATCCGAATGGAAGAACTGGATCTGGACATCCGAAGACGACGAGTTCAAGAGTGGAGCGTTCTTCATTCAGTCAGGACATAAGTACCAGGGAAAGCACTCCAggtatgatgtgatcaaggcaaaGCCGGGGAGCATCGCCGGACGGCTCACTCGTTTCTCGGGAGCTCTCCAGTGCAGTCCGAATCGTCCATGCTGATGTTGCGATCTACATCAGTTGAACGTGCCGCTGCAGAAGGATGAGAGAGTGCGTGATTGATCAAGGTCGAGATAGCGGATGATTTGTACGATTGCAAGCGCAATCCAATTACTCATATCGATATGCATGTCTGTGTCGGCTTTGTTGTTTTTGAACTTTCAgctattttatttgaaatattgAAAATCCAAACTTGTTAAACATCAAATATTGTGTTATGTCACGTGACAAGCCTAACCATTACGCTCTCAATCAAATCAAAACAATCACAACACCCCTCATAGTGGTCGGAGTCAACGGAGTCCAAATTGTGGTACCCACGGCCCAACTAACACCCCGCTCCGCGGACGACGTCGTTTCCAGCAAACGAGAACTCGCGCCAATGACGACCAGCCGTGTGGAATATCTGACGTTGCTCCGTCTCACTGCCGTCCCTCCGCGTTAGCCGTCTCCCCGCTCCGCTGTCGGCATATATCCATCTCTTTCCGGCTCCGGTGCCCGTCGGTTCCTTTCTTCATCTTCTCCCATTCACCGGGAGATCGGACGCGGGGAGATGCCCTCCGTCGGATCCAGCCGGGAAATGGAAGGGCATGAAGCCGCCGCTGGGTTCGACCGCGTCCTGTTGCTGGCCTTCTGCGTCGTCGGCATCTGGTCCGCCTACATCTACCAGGTCGTCCTGCAAGAAACTGTGTGAGTAGCTTTCTTTCGTTGCCGtagctcttttttttcttttcacttttTCTTGCTCGATTCCTTATCAAATTGGCCCTTTGTCAACGAAACAAGCATCTAAATCTGGTGACCTGTGTTACGGTTTGTAATGAACGTACCCTTTCTTGTGTCTCAGATCGACCAAGCTATTTGGGCCTGACGGGAAGCGGTCCGAGCACCTCTCCTCCTTGAACCTGGCTCAGAACGCGGTTTGCTTCTTGTGGTCCTTGATCAGTAAGTGGATCGCAgatctgttgttgttgttgttgtttgggAGGATTGATGGATATAATTTGTTTCACTTTCattcattgggcagtagtgataaAACTGTGGTCGAGGAACTCTTCGGGGGTAGCTCCATTGTGGAGCGGCTGGAGCCCAAACATCTCTAATACCATCGGTCCTTCCATGGGAATCGAAGCCTTGAAGTATATCAGTTACCCCGCACAGGTAAGTTAGGCGAAGGGTTCAGATATTAGAGTTTGATAGTTCAATTGTGATTAACTGTTTGTGTGTGCATACAAGAACTGGCATCTTTTCTAAAACAATTAACCAGGAAACAGATATCTTTATTATGACAGTGTTATATCCATTCCTTAGCTTTGCTCAAGTTAGAATAAAGTTCGATTCTTCTTAGGAGTGATAACCTCCAAATTCCATAGCTCTTGTCGTAATGGCTGCTATTTGGACAATTCCTAGCTTTCCAAATGTTCTACATTATAGACACTCTATCTAGGAAGGTAGATTTCCTCGATACCCAATTTTGAAATATTTACTGATATTTGCAGTACTGTTCCAACAGCGACCAAACCTCAAAAGGCATAGTGGCAATATGCAAGGCTTGCATTTCATCAATCTTGGATTAAGCACATCGGGCGAAGTTGATTAACACCACTCTATAGAAGTTACGACTGTTTAATGGATTTGTTGGAGAGGATCTCCCAAAAGGCAAATCATACATCTACATTATAATAGTAAGTCAAGACTCGAGAAATCAATAGTGACTATATAGCAAGTTAAGATTTGGCACTTTTGCATGAGTTTGCAGAATTTTGCTACAATTATGTTCTTCTCCAGTTATCCAGCTGTGTTCTTCAGCAAAAGTAGCATTTGTTATTTCTCCCTCATGATAATCTCAAATGTTTGATCCTTCTATAGATTTCTCTTGTTGAGCAGCTATTATCATCCTTTTGTTCACATGTGCATTGATGAGCATTAATTTCCTGAAAATTACTTGTTAATTTCAGGAGATTATATTTCAGATTATTAAGGAGTACTAATTTTATTAATTCTGTGTATTTGCTTTCGGTTTTGGCAAAATCTACAAAGATGATTCCTGGTGAGTGTAGTATTTGCTTTCGGTTCCATGCAAACATTAGCAAGGTTTTTCCTGAAAAGAAATTGTTTTTTGATGTGTGATGTGCAGCACTTTAAGTACACCAAGccaataactaattataaaaatatgaaatttatATCCATGGTTGATGACATTTGTGTCAATAAATAAGACTGTTGCATTATAAAGCATTTAAATTCTCAATATCCCTTtagttatgttttgaaatatagCTCAATTATCCTATTTTAATAATCCAAGCAAATGACAAACTATGTTTTAGTGGTCAACTTGAAAGCGCTTAACACTTGTAGTTGTTTCTCTCTACGGCTTAGCTCTCTGTAACCCAAGAGTTACCACGTATATGATATCCGAATGGCTGATGTTAGGATAAGCACGAGTAGTTACTTCTTTGTAATTATTGTCCTCACTAACAAGTGTTTCTTGGCCTACTCCCAGTTATGCTGATGGGTACTCTTGTTTATGGGATCAAATACACTATCCCGGAGTACATTTGCACATTCCTTGTTGCCGGAGGGGTATCATCATTTGCACTTTCGAAGGTCAGATGGTTTCCTCTGTTTCCTGATGTGGGAAAATTTTTGACGATTGTTTATCGATTGAAACAGATAACCTATCATCCTGTTTTTTAATATGATGTCCGGTTGGTTAGGAATGAGTTTTAATGTGTGATATCTTGCTAACACCACCATCACTACTACCCGCAAGTTTGTCAGCATCGTCGTCTCCTCTTTGATAAGCGGTAATCCCTTGTCCCCGAAGCATTGGGCAAGTGTGGTAACGGTGTTCTCGGGGCTCTCTCTGCAGATCTTCCTCAAGTGGAGGAAGATCCAGCGAACAAAGAAGGGAAGAAAGGCCGCATGAGGCCAACGTTGCACTCCTTTCTCTTTCTATTATAATGTAATATGATCGTCGTCGAGCAGGAGAGGGGCATAACAGCGTCACTACCATTCAGGCATATTTTTACGCTGATGAGCAATGCAAATGCACCGATCGTGTAACAAATATTTACTGCAATCTTACCCCTCTTTTCGGATACCCCAATTTGTTGGAGACAGGCTAAGTCTAATGCGAGGAGGATATTGTGGCAGGAATGGTGATCATCGACCGGTAAGGAGATTTTTGTTATTGGGTACCCATAATTGGTTTCTTCGGAAAAAAAGTAGGCCTTTGTATAATGGGACCACCAAGTAATGCCTTTATTTTCTTTGTCAAGTTAATTAATTACCATAGGCCTTTATTTCGTGTCATTGGTTACATCTAAATTATACGCcttaaactattttaattaagTTGACTAATCATAATTTGGTTACAAACAATGTTGAATCTTCCCCGGTTTGTTTTCTCCTCGACTCTCGCGTCGGGTCTGTGGCGAACGACACTCCAACTCGACGATAGCAATTTGACAGGACCTGAATGGTAAGTTTACTCACCCGAAGGGGTGGTATCGGGAACTTCCAGGGCTCGGTTGATTGACGGCCGCATTTCGTTTACGGCGATAACAGCAGCCCCAGCCTGCGCATTCTCGCACTTCGGAGTGATGTCTTCCCCGTCGTGTCCTCTCTCCCTCcgcccttctcctcctctcctcccgtCTTCCTTCGCTCCCCTCAGAATTAGTTTTTCCTGTCCCACAACTCTAACCCTTGGTAGCAAGAAGAAGGCACAGCTTTCCGTTCTATGCCGCCGCTCCGACTACTTCGACCAGCAGCGCCTCTTTTCTCGACCTCCTTCGCCGTCGCAGGATGAACCGTCCTTCTTGGCCTCTCAGCCTCCCGGAGGTTCCTATCGGTTCCTCTCTTGCAGTTTCCGCACCGATTGAGGGGGAAAAACAAAAAACCTAACCTTTTATGTTGCTTCGGCTTGTCTGCTTTTCAGCTCAACCTTCTAGGGTTTTCGTCGGGTATTCCATTTACAAAGGCAAGGCCGCGCTCACCGTTGAGCCGAGGGCTCCTGAATTTGCCCCACTGGATGTGAGTTTCTTAgtttgatttcatatttttttggCCAAAATCTGTGGTTGGTTTGTAAAATTCACCGTGGTCGATTTATTCGCGGTGCAGTCTGGAGCATATAAGGTTTCCAAGGAAGGATTTATCCTACTCCAGTTTGCCCCTGCAGGAGCGACCCGGCAATATGATTGGAGCAGGAAACAGGTTTGCTAAATTACTTCCATTTTTCTTCCTTGTATTATTGGTATATAGTGTGATCAACGTGAATTAACATAGTAAATCACGCAAAGAAGGCGAAGTATATATTTGGTTTTATATGGAATTGCCAGCCATCTTTAGATTTAAAATGATCTGGAAGATAAAATCTCTTAAACCTTTTTTGGTTGCTTGTTATTTCCTGTGAATCAGTTTTACACGTAAAGTGTTTTACTGTACTAAATAATGCGCCTATGTTTCTATTGTTGTCAGAGCAAGAGCCAAAGATTCTTCAATGGAGTGGCCATAACTTTTAGGCTGATGAAGAAACGAcacattatgatatatatatatatatatatatatatatatagagagagagagagagagagagagagtacgatAGCGAATTTATTCCATTAAGTTAAAGAACAAGTACGGTGTGAAATAATAAAGAAGTTGCCTACTTGTTTTAGATCATTTATCCTGATAACCAAGATAATTCATAACCTGGAACAACCCCATGCCATTTTTATGTCTTTGCGTGCATAAGTGATGGAGGTTAAGGAAATCTGATTTTCAGAAGAAGTGGTATATGGAGTTGAGAGGCAACGAATTTTATGTATTCAATAAAGTTGCATTCTTATTGTCTTACAGTGAcattaacaataacaacaacaagaagctgtAATGTCTGTCCTACTTTGGGTCAGCTATATGCATCTATTACACCATTGATTTATATGTACAAAGCTATGTAATCTGTTTTCCTCTTTTGCTGGAAATGATCATGGGACCTAAATTGTAGTGTGAATGTTATTTAGGGACCAGTTGGTTTGCAGTTGAAAATTAGTAGGCATTAGAACCATATTATACTGGgacgtgtgtgtgtgtattattgaGAGAGGCCATTGTGGGCATGGTTCGTGGCATACCTTGGTCCATTAATGGAAGAAACTTTTTGAATCTAAAAGCATAGCAGTTTGTGCTTGTTgtcccatgtttgcatcatagcaATGGATAATTCTATGATTTTTACATGTTATTGTTGCTTTCCACATGAAGgaactaaaaaaatatatatcgtgCAGCTTTAGAATTTCATCAGAAGACTTTTTCATGAACGAGAATCATCAAGAAAGCACACAGCACCCTCCTTTACCGCTTTACAAATTTTGAAATAACATGTAGCAGGGTTCATACCTAAGTATTTTCATTTTGGAAGTTGAATAACAAGAGAATTTTAAAGCATGGTTACAAATTACTTCTTCCTTGCAATTTAAAAAATTTGCACTGTGGACTTAGATTAAGAGAACAACCATGTGCTAACAAGCATCGTCTCCTTTGGGATAGGCATCCATGAAGATTCAGTTGGAACATGGGTTATTATGAACCTGCTATTTTACATACTAAACTAGCCTATGATGAAAATCTGAAATGGATGGGGCAGGCTTTGGTCATTGGGGTAAATAGTATTGATAAATATACGTAAGTGATTAATATATGTGTAGTTCATATTTTCCTTTCGACAGCAATCTTGATGCTACATCATGATAATCTTGTGCTTTCTGCTGTAAGAACTAGTTGTGTGTTATTCGACATGCTTAGTACATAATTTTTTTAGGAATTACAACTCTGTTCCTATTCTAATCATGTCTCTCTCTCATTTTCTGGAAATTTCTATTTTACCTCTCTGTgcactttttcttttttgagccTTTTCCGCAAATACAATGTAAagcttaattattttttatatttgatgcAGGTCTTTTCCCTGTCAGTAGTTGAAGTTGGTCATTTGATGAGTCTTGGTGCAAAGGATTCTTGTGAGTTTTTTCATGATCCATTTAAGGGAAGAAGGTAATCATCTTGATAAGAAATATATGCTGTGTAGATGGTGGTCTTGAAAGCTTGTGTTTGTAATGTGCATGAGTTAGTGGTCACTGTGTTGTGTTCCTATTTTAAAAGTCTTGTTGCTTCAAATACTTTACATATGTTGCATTGTTCTTTTAATCTAGTTATATCACAAACTTGATCTTCCATTTGATGAATGAGGGCATCCATAACTAGTCAGGTACTTCAGATCACTGCATAGGGCATATGCAGCATGGGTCTGAAAATTAAATTTTAGTCA comes from the Musa acuminata AAA Group cultivar baxijiao chromosome BXJ1-10, Cavendish_Baxijiao_AAA, whole genome shotgun sequence genome and includes:
- the LOC135596008 gene encoding UDP-galactose/UDP-glucose transporter 3-like isoform X1; its protein translation is MPSVGSSREMEGHEAAAGFDRVLLLAFCVVGIWSAYIYQVVLQETVSTKLFGPDGKRSEHLSSLNLAQNAVCFLWSLIIVIKLWSRNSSGVAPLWSGWSPNISNTIGPSMGIEALKYISYPAQRPNLKRHSGNMQGLHFINLGLSTSGEVD
- the LOC135596008 gene encoding UDP-galactose/UDP-glucose transporter 3-like isoform X2 yields the protein MPSVGSSREMEGHEAAAGFDRVLLLAFCVVGIWSAYIYQVVLQETVSTKLFGPDGKRSEHLSSLNLAQNAVCFLWSLIIVIKLWSRNSSGVAPLWSGWSPNISNTIGPSMGIEALKYISYPAQYCSNSDQTSKGIVAICKACISSILD
- the LOC103968831 gene encoding single-stranded DNA-binding protein WHY1, chloroplastic, yielding MSSPSCPLSLRPSPPLLPSSFAPLRISFSCPTTLTLGSKKKAQLSVLCRRSDYFDQQRLFSRPPSPSQDEPSFLASQPPGAQPSRVFVGYSIYKGKAALTVEPRAPEFAPLDSGAYKVSKEGFILLQFAPAGATRQYDWSRKQVFSLSVVEVGHLMSLGAKDSCEFFHDPFKGRSDEGKVRKVLKAEPLPDGTGHFFNLSVQNRLLNVDESIYIPITKAEFSILNSAFNFVIPYLLGWHTFANAIKPEDSFRSNNARSGPEMEWGR